A stretch of the Hippoglossus hippoglossus isolate fHipHip1 chromosome 1, fHipHip1.pri, whole genome shotgun sequence genome encodes the following:
- the LOC117775546 gene encoding zinc finger protein 91-like, whose protein sequence is MFFLRPALSAGTSVSVPQRIQVPSSQHPWSRTPAMIKSAQSVKQQQHNNPSAQSTLSSSTAAAPNSNSGDKTSVSGITSTCRTMSSTVAPQSALALRGSPALLASIDLAIAAQQRASLLSHHSKSQPASIASGEHRRKGYVCQACGKSFSGLSNLEAHERVHTGEKPFRCDTCGKHFSEAGNLKKHQRVHTGEKPFSCEQCGKGFAWICNLRTHQQSATGCGSQLR, encoded by the coding sequence ATGTTTTTTCTGCGGCCTGCTCTGTCAGCAGGGACTTCTGTGTCTGTACCTCAGAGGATCCAGGTTCCATCTTCCCAGCATCCATGGAGCAGAACACCAGCCATGATTAAAAGTGCACAGTCAgtgaaacagcagcaacacaacaatcCCTCTGCACAGAGCACACTGTCCTCCAGCACAGCTGCTGCCCCTAACAGTAACAGTGGTGATAAAACAAGTGTCTCTGGTATCACCTCAACCTGCAGGACAATGAGCTCCACTGTGGCTCCACAGTCAGCTTTAGCTCTCAGGGGATCCCCAGCACTGTTGGCAAGCATTGATTTAGCAATTGCTGCACAGCAACGAGCCAGCCTCCTGAGTCACCACAGTAAAAGCCAGCCTGCCAGTATCGCCTCCGGCGAGCACCGCAGGAAAGGCTATGTATGCCAAGCCTGTGGTAAGTCCTTCTCCGGCTTGTCCAACCTGGAGGCCCACGAGAGAGTCCATACGGGGGAAAAACCTTTCCGCTGCGACACCTGCGGGAAACACTTCTCAGAGGCAGGGAACCTGAAAAAGCACCAGAGGGTTCACACCGGGGAGAAACCCTTTAGCTGCGAGCAGTGTGGGAAGGGTTTTGCCTGGATCTGCAATCTGCGGACGCACCAGCAGTCTGCCACAGGCTGCGGATCACAGCTGAGGTGA